AGCACTGAGCAGCTTTGGTTCCTAACTACCTCTCCAGGACCTCTGTGAAGCTCAccctaggcagagggaatgaGGTAATCAGCTGCTTCCTTGTGTCTTGTTTCCACATGCACTCTCCTATTGGCTGGAGAAACAcaaatttttctatataaatattcttataaCAGGGATATGGGAAATGAAAAGGATGGTCCATGCCACTCTGCCGTAGGGTTTTTCTTTGATGCTGAGTTATATGCTGCACATGACGTTAGCCTAAAGAATTTCAACAGCTTTTATCAAAAggacagcaaacatttttataatccTTAACAAAGAAAGTGTAATAGATGGTTACACTAGTGCAGGGTATGAGGGAATCTTGGGGCGGTGGGGAGGTTGTCACTTGTATTTATTGTGACTATAAATCTTTGataataaaacatgtaaaaaaaatgtttgccacCAAACCAATAGAAGTTCCAAAACAAAGAGACTGGAATTGGTGGTCATACTTTGTATCATGAGGAACTTTTAGACTCTGAAGGACAATAAAGAAATGGATAATGTGTCAACTGTACTTTTCTTTTGTCCCCTCTACCTTGATTTCCCTGTGTTTTGTTCCAGCTTCAGGGCAGCTTTGTTAATGGGGGAAGAATGCAACTAGGGCATCTTACCTGGATGGTGTCCCTACCTACCTACCCTTGGTCCTAGGTCCTAGGCAATATCTGCACCAAGACCTGGGGTTCTGGACCTAACTTAACCCCATAAGACCAGAGGAATGGGCTCAAGATCCCAGTGGGTTTTGCCCATCAGCCTCCAAACTCCAGTCagtgcaggattttttttctggagcAATTTTCAGGCTTGGTACCTTGAGAAGTGGTCTTTGCTGCAGAACTTGATATTACAGATGCACATTCTAAGCACAGTTTGCGCTATGGGCTGTCTCCAAAAGTGAATGATATCTGatgaaaatttgttttcaagATGCTAAaagtttcacattttatttttggtgccgGGGACTAAACCCAGGATCATGTGCATCTAAGCATAACAGAGCTACACTACAGCCCctcacatttgttttcattttaaaaaacttttttcagTAATAGAGGTTGAACACCAAGGCCtcaatgccaggcaagcactcttaacactaaactacatccctGCCCCTTTTACTTCATTGTGaaacagggtcctgctaaattgctgagactggtctcagccccctgagtcactgggatcacaggcacagTGGCtggcacatttttatttttaaagtgaaacttGGGATCACTTTGCATTCCAATGCATAAAATATGACCTTGTTTTGCTGTTTGGGCGGCATCCTTCCCTCTACCCTGGGAGCTGACTACCTCCCAATAGCCTCCCAATAGTGTGCTGAGTCACTTCAGCAACGCACAAGAGCTGGTAGAGGGCAGAGTAGATATTAAACCCAAGCCTGTTCTCCACCTGTAAGATCCCAACTAGTGCCCCATCACCCAACACTGACCTCAAGAAACATACTATATGGGGCACTTTGGGGCCCTACCTCCACCCTCAAGATCCCTGTGCTTCTCTGGATCACATATAGGCACCTCATTGGACCAGGGGCAGATCCAGTCCTGGACGGTGGTCTCAGCAAGTTTCTCAAGCTGAGAAATGGGACAATAGCCCTGGTCCCTGAAACTTTTTGCCCCCTGAACTGGGCCCTGGGCCTGTGTGGCCATGGAGCAGGGCCCCAAATGTTCCTACAGATTCATCAGTGGGCCGATGGCATGTGGCAGTAGCCATCCAGGTGGAAAGAACTGGGTGTCCCAGAGGAGGTAACATCAAGTTAACTCAAATGAAGGGAGGGAAAGTGACGCCTTGAGTGAGAAGAGCCTAGGCAATGGTTTGGTGGTGGGATGAGGCACAGGTCAAGAACAAAGAGGACAGAGTGGTTGCACCTTAAGGACACAGGTGAGGAGGATGTGGATGCACTCTAAGTGCAGTGGAGGCCCTGGGAACACTGGAGGCTCCATCCTCCAGTGTAGAGCAGAAGGCCTGAGTTTTCTGCCTCAGCTGTGACAACCCAGTCAGAACTGGAAGGTCAAGCACACTCTTCTAGCCTCAGTTGCCTCATGGGCAAAATGAGGGGGATGGGGCCACAGTCCATTTGAAGGGGGTAAGGGGAGAACTAGTGCTCAAACTCCAAGATAACAGAAAGCATGGAAGGTGAGTGAGTAGTGGCTGGCATGGCAACATCCACAGCTGAGAAACTCCCTCTAGGACCATTGAGGTTCAGATGAAATCGAGCAGGTTAGAGTTGAGGAACATATTTCTCATACACCACAAATGTCAGCAAAATGTCACCGAACCTAGTAACCTCACTGCAGCCAAAACTCCCAACCTCCCCCAGGCCCTGTGGGGTCCCCCCTGGACTTGTAGctctccacctcctctccccACTCCCTTGCTCTTCTAGCCACAGGAATTTCCTGGCTTACTCAAACCTCTGCCCTTTTCCAATGACTCCTTCAAGACTCAACTCAAATGTGATGGCACATACCAGTAaacccagccactctggaggctgaggcaggagaatctccagtttaaaagccagcctcagccacttataGAAGCCCTAagcagcaactcagcaagatcctgtctctaaataaaatacaaaaaaagggctggggatgtggctcagtgcctttgtgttcaatccctggttacttGCCCCTCGCCCTGCCCCACCCCTGAAAAAAGTGATGGCTTTAATTGtggatgcctccttcctcctcctggcgTTTAAcacaatttataattattatttggtaccagggattgaacccaggtgtgcttaaccactgagccacatccctaacctttttaattttttattttgaggcagggtcttgctaagttcctgaagcAAGCTTTAAacttcgcaatcctcctgcctccatctcccaaattgctgggattacaggcatgctccaccatgttTGGCTTACAATTATTTCCAagcaattcttttattttacttaattttcccTTGCTTTCTCATGAGGACAGGGATGGGTTGAAGCCTCTACACTGAGTTCCAGGGCCTTGGTACACAGCAAGTGCCTAAGAAATGCATGAGGACTGAGCAGGATTCACTCTAATTCTATCCCCAAACTCTTCCCAGAGGCAAGGTACCTTCACCAAAGAGAACTTCCCCACTACAAAAAGATCTAGCTTCCAATCACAGCCTGTCTGTGGGCAAATAACAGCTGGGTGGGCCTGTTTCCTTATCGATTAATGCCAGTTTATACCCAGCATCCCATACACAGCATTGTCAGAAATCCTGAGATAACAAGAGACCCTCTGAATTTGCCCCATTTGGAGAATCCCATATATTGACTGGGGTTTGAATCCTCCCAactatttatttggtaccagggattgaacccaggggtgcttaaccactgagtcacatctccagacctatttatttatttacttcatttatttatttctgagactggctctcgctagattgcttagggcctcgctaaattgctgaggctggcctcgaacttgccatcctcctgcctcaatctccctaGTCGCTCGGaacaccaccacgcctggcctccCAACTCTCTTCTGAAactggaagacagaacctcaatATGCCTTCCTCTATAATGGGCAGACCGCACCAGCCTTCTCCCCCGGGTGGCTCCCTCCCCCCTGCTCCGTAAAAGGGGCCACTGCTAAAGCCACTTTGCGAGGAAGAGCGAGTTTATTGCAGGTTCTAACCGAAAATCTGGCATCCGCGGCTGGCTGGGGAGGGACGCCCTCCACGCATGTCGGCTCGCCGGCAGCTCCTCCACTAAGCCACCATCTGCCGCGTAACCAACGCTCATTCCGCGCAGGCGCAAAGCTTCCGTCTCCTCTCGTCTGGCCCCTCCCGGGGCCTTTTCGCAGGGACTTGAGGATGCATATGCGCCCTCCAGCTCTCGGGATTGTGGAGGAGGAACTAGATTCCAAACCCGGGCAATTGCGGCCCACGCCGCGCAGGGGAAGGAAAAGGGTAGAGCACGTGTGCAATCGCAAGCGGCGGCTTCGCGGGTTTCCGGAAGCGTGCCTCTCGCGCGTGCATCGCGCTGGCTCAGTGCAGGGTTCACCGGGAACCCCGGGAACCCCGGCTCCTAGCCGGAGTCCCCAGCGCGCAGCCAGCTGTTGCGCGCTACCTGGCCCGCTGAGGGCCTGGCTGATGGGCTGAATTGTAGCAACTCGGCAATCAGGGACTTGCAGCGCTCGGAGAGCTCGAGGCCCTCGGGATAGAGCACGCCGCGCTTCTGGCGCCGGGGCAGGCCCGCGATGTCTGAGTCGTCGAAGGGCATGCACCCGGTGACCATGACGTAGAGCACGACGCCCAAGCTCCACACGTCATATTTCTTGGGGTCGTAGGGAATGCCCAGGAGTACCTCAGGTGACGCATAGGCTGCCGAGCCGCAGTAGGTGGTGCTAAGGTCTGGATAGCCATGAGCCTGACGACCGAAGCCGAAATCGGTGAGCTTGACGCGGCGCTCGTCAGGGCTCAGCAGCACATTTTCGCACTTGAGGTCGCGATGCACCAGATGGTGGTCGTGCAAGTAACGTACAGCGCCCGCGATCTGCGCGAAGAGCTCGCGCGCCTGTGATCCAGGAATTCGCCCGTTGCGCTGCACCGCCTGCAGCAGGTCGGTGGCGGCCGCCTCCATCACGATGTACAGCTTCCCGTTGCACACCTCGATGAATTCGAAGACGTGTACGATATGCGGGTGCCGTACGCCCCGCAGGATGGACAGCTCTCGAGGCAGGAACTTGTTGACGAAGTCCGGGGGCGCTCGCCGCCGGTCCACCACCTTGATGGCCACCGTACCCTTGTACTTCTTGGAAGTGGCCACCTTAACCTTAGAGTAGCTGCCCTCGCCTATTGTGCGACCCAGCTTATAGCCAAGTTCGCTCAGGAGTTTGTCACCCGACATGGTGGCGCCCGGGGCGCGCGGGGAGCAGGAGGCGGCTGCTGTCGGGGGGCGGCCGGACTCCGATCTCGGGCCTAACCCATGGCGCTTGGCACCTGCACACCCGCACCCCCATGTGCCCACTCCCGAGCTCCCGCCGCCACGGTGCCTTTTATTTCCCAGGTAACAATTTCTGCCTTGTGAAGTTACTGCGGGCGTCACTCTACCTCGGGGTGGGGGCCGCCCGGACCCCGCCCCGCGAGCTCCCTAAGCCCCTCTGCTTTGTGACTCAATCGTCCAGAATGGTCAGTTCCTGGTCAGAGGCCACTAGCAAGGGGTACCGACCACCACTGGGAAGCGGAATTTGTTCCTGGGATTAGAGCGTTTCCTCGTGAGTCCCCCCATCTTCGTTTACCCAACTTGTGACCATGTTCTCTCAGGGCAGCCCCAATGAGATGGGACCTGGAAAGGAGGACTTAACTCGGGGACCTGGTTCCCTGGGGAGTTCGGGGTTTCTGACCCCTTTGTGCATCGCCCAGGGGGAAAGGTGAGCGTGAGGGATTTTAGTGCAAAGTTCAGGGTGCCCTGGCGACCTCCAGGTGCGAACAAGGGCTGACTCACGCCcgagaaaaagaaaatcaggacTGTTGGACCGCAGCCCGGCCACACACTCAGACTCGGGCCCTGCTGCCTGAACTCTCCAGAGCGGTGGAAGAACCATCCCAACATCTTTGGTTCCCTAGCGCCGCAGACTTTCGCTGGCGCTTCCGCCACTCTCAGCATGGCGGCGGGCGGGGCGCGTCACTTCCGCCTCAGGCCGGAAGCCTGGGGGCTCTGCTGGCATGGCGGCGTCGAAGGTGAAGCAGGACATGCCCCCGCCAGGGGGCTACGGCCCTATCGACTACAAGCGAAACCTCCCGCGCCGCGGACTGTCGGGTCAGTGTAGCTCCACGCCAAGGTTCTCAGGGTCTGGGCCCTCTGGATGTAGAGGCGGGATTCGGGGACGTGAGCAGGCCTCAGTTTATCCGAAGGGGTGACGGGGTTACGGGAGGCCGCGGGGTCTCAGTGGCTTCAGTAGTAATAATGATAACTGCTgagtagttattattattactactgaagtagttattgttattactataaTAGCGGGCCTGGCTTCCTTCTAACAGCCCAGGAAGTCCGTCCCCTTAGTTATACCCATTTTACAGTGGGTTAAACAGATTGGTATAGCCTGTCCCCAGTCCCCTCAGCCACCCTTGGGTTTCACAGGCGGGGAAACTGGTCCCATGGAGGCTACGATTTCCCCAGGGTCAACAAGAGCAAGGCTGGAGAATAAAACCCGAAACCAGGGGGAATTTATAAGATGTTCTAGGCGGTGTTTCAAACTCGCTGGTAAACCCCAACTACAAAATGCCCCGGGAATTCGTCTTCTTAAATTTTCAACTGTTataagtaacattttaaattttgttatggaGTTCAACGGAGAAAAATATAACAGACCGTAAAAGGCtcagatttaaaagaaatataaaaatttaaacataattaaGGGGTGAGTGCATTTACTGTAACTCATTGAACTTCACGTTTAAAACCTGTGCATGTGGtgggcgcacacctataatcacatTGAATCTCAGACtcaggtggctgaagcaggagggtagCAAgtgtcttagcaatttagcaaaatacAGATGACAAAGGCGGCAGGGTGTAGCTCAGGAGAACTTTCAATTCATgtgcatgatttaaaaaaaaaaaaaagattcatacaGTAGAAAAGTCAGTCTCAAGGTAAATAGCTCAAGAacggagcacttgcctagcataccaCAGGCCTTGAGTTTTATCCCCAGCATCACTGAAACAAGTAACATTTTAGGCATTTCAGGACCAGAGGATCTCAGCTGCCAAAACAATCATTTACAAATGTAACTGTGTTTTTAGCTCCTGGGCCTTGGAAAAACAAGTTATAGGCTAgatttggagaatataatgatctgaatcttttttcttttgttgtttctttttttcttttttctatgtatGGAATCCAAAGCCTTGGgctacttattcattttttatgtggtgctgagaattgaacccaatgcctcacacatgctaggcaaacactctaccacctggcctgatccccagcaccctctCGTTCCTTCTTGAGGTATAACTTAACATCCAGGATAGTGCACCCGCCTTGGGTGTGCTgcacatgtatttatatgtgttcaCCTATATGACCTGCACTCAGACCAGGACACAGAAAGAACCCAGCCCTGGGGTGCCCTTGGGTTCCCTGAGTTagcatctcatttttatttttaagtcaaataTGACTTACCTGGCTTCTTCCAGTTCATGACACAGCAGTGCCTCCCATTGTGCAGGTGAAATATCACTGTCTTAATCACACACCCTTTATGTATAAACCCACTCTAGTCTTTCCTGGCTGCACGGGGATGAAGAAAATAACCTATTCTGGTGGCTCAGTCTTCATTTTTGTACCGTTTTCAGTATCTGGTTGTTGAGTGACTGAAGGCATGGCACTGGTCCTGTCCCAAGGTGCTCAGAGTACAGCTGAGAAAACATCCAGAATTTCTAGTTGTGGCAAAGCCTGAAATAACCAGGGTCTGCTTTATCCCAGTTAGGCCAGGGCAACCTCTCAGAAAAGGAGCCTGCAGGCAGGGGAACAGCAAGTGCAAAAGTCCTCAACCCAACCCCAGTCCCTACCCTCTATCTTCTAGTCTTGCCTCTTGTGAGCCATGGTCCATATCAGCTCTCCAGTCCTGTACAAGGTTTTGTGGCATAGCACTCGCTCCCCTCTCTGCCTATCCCACACACTGTCAGCATTCCAGAACAGTTCAGGCTGGTTCAGGCCACCTTTAATCTAGCCCCTCCTCCACTCATCTCTCACACCAGCTCTTCACTCCCTCTGAGGCTAGT
This is a stretch of genomic DNA from Ictidomys tridecemlineatus isolate mIctTri1 chromosome 2, mIctTri1.hap1, whole genome shotgun sequence. It encodes these proteins:
- the Tssk6 gene encoding testis-specific serine/threonine-protein kinase 6; amino-acid sequence: MSGDKLLSELGYKLGRTIGEGSYSKVKVATSKKYKGTVAIKVVDRRRAPPDFVNKFLPRELSILRGVRHPHIVHVFEFIEVCNGKLYIVMEAAATDLLQAVQRNGRIPGSQARELFAQIAGAVRYLHDHHLVHRDLKCENVLLSPDERRVKLTDFGFGRQAHGYPDLSTTYCGSAAYASPEVLLGIPYDPKKYDVWSLGVVLYVMVTGCMPFDDSDIAGLPRRQKRGVLYPEGLELSERCKSLIAELLQFSPSARPSAGQVARNSWLRAGDSG